A region of Burkholderia lata DNA encodes the following proteins:
- a CDS encoding DUF3311 domain-containing protein, protein MLRYLIGIGIPYLGVIGVLPWVAAQDRYVLGVPFIFMWIFAWFVLTSGCLFACWMLFDRRASGAA, encoded by the coding sequence ATGCTCAGGTATCTGATCGGCATCGGTATTCCGTATCTCGGCGTGATCGGCGTGCTGCCCTGGGTGGCCGCGCAGGACCGCTACGTGCTGGGCGTGCCGTTCATCTTCATGTGGATCTTCGCGTGGTTCGTGCTGACGTCCGGCTGCCTGTTCGCGTGCTGGATGCTGTTCGACCGCCGCGCGAGCGGTGCCGCGTAG
- a CDS encoding Fic family protein yields the protein MSGDYTYIWESADWPAWRFDLPALATPLADVSRAQGMLAGRLADVGLALRDEASLAALTEDVVKTSAIEGESLNVASVRSSIARRLGVDIGALAPVDRHVEGVVDLVLDATTHAAAPVTDARLFGWHAALFPTGYSGMARITVGGWRTDATGPMQVVSGPIGRQRVHFEAPPAARLAGEIARFLAWLNAAPVEPLLIRAGLAHLWFVTLHPFDDGNGRIARALGDLVLARADRSPQRFYSLSAQIQRERNAYYDVLERTQRGSLDVTEWLAWFLTALGRAIDHAHTTLDAVLVKARFWQRCAGFAMNERQVKVMNRLLDGFEGKLTSTKWAALAKCSQDTALRDITELVEHGVLRRSSSGGRSTSYELMPFDG from the coding sequence ATGAGCGGAGATTACACCTACATCTGGGAATCGGCAGACTGGCCCGCGTGGCGCTTCGACCTCCCGGCACTGGCGACGCCACTCGCCGACGTCAGCCGTGCGCAAGGCATGCTGGCCGGGCGGCTGGCGGATGTCGGCCTGGCGTTGCGCGACGAGGCCAGCCTGGCCGCGCTGACGGAAGACGTCGTCAAGACCAGCGCGATCGAGGGCGAAAGCCTGAACGTCGCATCGGTCCGGTCGTCGATCGCGCGCCGGCTCGGCGTCGACATCGGTGCGCTGGCGCCGGTCGATCGTCACGTCGAGGGCGTGGTCGACTTGGTGCTGGACGCGACAACCCATGCGGCGGCACCGGTCACGGACGCCCGTCTGTTCGGGTGGCATGCGGCGCTGTTCCCGACCGGCTACTCGGGGATGGCGCGGATCACGGTCGGCGGCTGGCGCACGGATGCCACCGGGCCGATGCAGGTCGTGTCCGGGCCGATCGGCCGGCAGCGCGTGCATTTCGAGGCGCCGCCCGCCGCGCGCCTCGCCGGCGAGATCGCGCGTTTTCTCGCGTGGCTCAATGCCGCACCGGTCGAGCCCTTGCTGATCCGCGCCGGCCTGGCGCACCTGTGGTTCGTCACGCTTCATCCGTTCGACGACGGCAATGGCCGGATTGCGCGCGCGCTCGGCGATCTGGTCCTCGCGCGCGCCGACCGCAGTCCGCAGCGCTTCTACAGCCTGTCGGCGCAAATCCAGCGCGAGCGCAACGCGTATTACGACGTGCTGGAGCGGACGCAGCGCGGCTCGCTCGACGTCACGGAATGGCTCGCGTGGTTCCTGACCGCGCTCGGCCGGGCCATCGATCACGCGCACACGACGCTCGACGCGGTGCTGGTCAAGGCGCGTTTCTGGCAGCGCTGTGCGGGCTTCGCGATGAACGAACGCCAGGTGAAGGTGATGAATCGCCTGCTCGACGGCTTCGAGGGGAAGCTGACTTCCACCAAGTGGGCGGCGCTGGCGAAGTGCTCGCAAGACACCGCGCTGCGGGACATCACCGAACTCGTCGAGCATGGCGTGCTGCGTCGGTCGTCGTCCGGCGGGCGGAGCACGAGTTATGAGCTGATGCCGTTCGACGGCTGA